Proteins encoded in a region of the Mycolicibacterium neoaurum genome:
- a CDS encoding IS3 family transposase (programmed frameshift) yields the protein MPTPFPAEFRADVIAVARKGEAPLRQIAKDFGISEACLHRWLKIADREDGRSQPASPANAEDMAAQLREAHKRIKLLEQEAEVMRRAVGYLSRDANPKMMYPLVLDLAADGVPVTVTCRVLGFSTQAFYKWRKAPVSQRDWDDAHLINAARDIHADDPAFGYRFIADELPGRGIIAGENRVARLCSQERIWSIFAKKRGLNRRSGPPVHDDLVQRRFSAHAADQVWLADITEHRTDEGKLYLCAIKDVYSNRIVGYSIDSRMKSSLAVAALDHAVALRSPVATIVHTDRGSQFRSRKFVHALSHNGLHGSMGRVGACGDNAAMESFFALLQRNVLDRRRWATRAELRLAIVTWIERTYHRRRRQRALGRLTPIEFELLHTPVATAA from the exons GTGCCGACACCGTTTCCTGCCGAGTTCAGAGCCGACGTCATCGCCGTGGCCCGCAAGGGCGAGGCGCCGTTGCGCCAGATCGCCAAGGACTTCGGCATCTCGGAGGCCTGCCTGCACCGCTGGCTCAAAATCGCCGACCGGGAGGACGGCCGCAGCCAGCCCGCCTCACCGGCCAATGCTGAGGACATGGCTGCGCAACTGCGCGAGGCGCACAAGCGCATCAAACTCCTCGAGCAAGAGGCCGAGGTGATGCGCCGCGCAGTCGGATATCTGTCGCGGGACGCCAACCCAA AAATGATGTACCCGCTGGTCCTCGACCTTGCCGCGGACGGCGTGCCCGTCACGGTGACCTGCCGGGTCCTGGGATTCTCGACCCAGGCGTTCTACAAATGGCGCAAAGCACCGGTCTCGCAGCGGGATTGGGACGACGCACATCTGATCAACGCGGCCCGCGACATCCACGCCGACGATCCAGCTTTCGGCTACCGGTTCATCGCTGATGAGCTACCCGGGCGCGGAATCATCGCCGGCGAGAACCGTGTCGCCCGGCTGTGTTCCCAGGAGCGGATCTGGTCGATCTTCGCCAAGAAGCGAGGGCTGAACCGTCGATCCGGACCGCCGGTGCATGACGACCTCGTGCAACGTCGGTTCAGCGCCCACGCTGCCGACCAGGTCTGGCTGGCCGACATCACCGAACACCGCACCGACGAGGGCAAGCTCTACCTGTGCGCCATCAAAGACGTCTACTCCAACCGCATCGTGGGCTACTCGATCGACTCACGGATGAAGTCTTCGTTGGCCGTGGCCGCCCTCGATCACGCCGTGGCTCTGCGCTCACCTGTCGCGACCATCGTTCACACTGACAGAGGCAGTCAATTTCGATCCAGAAAATTCGTCCACGCGCTGTCGCACAACGGTTTACATGGATCAATGGGACGCGTCGGTGCCTGCGGGGACAACGCCGCTATGGAGTCGTTCTTCGCCTTGCTGCAACGCAACGTACTTGACCGGCGACGCTGGGCCACCCGAGCCGAACTACGCCTGGCAATCGTGACCTGGATCGAACGGACTTACCACCGACGCCGGCGACAACGCGCCCTCGGCAGGCTCACCCCGATAGAGTTCGAACTGCTCCACACACCGGTCGCAACCGCGGCCTGA
- a CDS encoding PE-PPE domain-containing protein yields the protein MSVAFGMGLVSPIPAHAEPAGATVLTLAPAFFPLPSNWLRGELFAAPNTTVKVPYNNFPAAANVHKGADLLDELLHSTAGPKIVLGHSEGAQVQDDWLRRYGPTSDIDPATVQFILTGDPEHRFNGCTRVPAPTPTEPDKKVCKFIYHSYDAPGGFTGPGFPDDTRYNVTVISRQYDYWSDCPNPLVNGSPADKNRNAANSVGGKGELKAVHLDYSMIGLNDPNNQVYVDRNVKYVLGSPATYYLPMVTQKWISQAQKQAQDLELRPQVELNYGRPMGSPTPPTS from the coding sequence ATGTCCGTGGCGTTCGGCATGGGGCTGGTATCGCCCATACCGGCGCACGCCGAACCTGCTGGAGCCACGGTTCTCACGTTGGCGCCGGCGTTCTTCCCGCTGCCGAGCAACTGGTTGCGGGGCGAACTCTTCGCCGCGCCCAACACCACAGTCAAAGTGCCGTACAACAACTTTCCCGCGGCTGCCAACGTTCACAAGGGTGCGGACCTTCTCGACGAGCTGCTGCACTCGACCGCAGGCCCCAAGATCGTCCTGGGCCACAGCGAGGGAGCACAGGTCCAAGACGATTGGCTTCGCCGCTACGGCCCGACCAGCGATATCGATCCCGCCACAGTGCAATTCATCCTCACCGGCGACCCAGAGCACAGATTCAACGGATGCACGCGTGTCCCCGCGCCCACTCCCACCGAGCCCGACAAGAAGGTATGCAAATTCATCTACCACAGCTATGACGCCCCCGGCGGCTTCACCGGCCCGGGCTTTCCCGACGACACCCGCTACAACGTGACCGTCATCTCCCGCCAATACGACTACTGGTCAGACTGCCCCAATCCGCTCGTCAACGGCTCCCCGGCTGACAAGAACCGGAACGCGGCCAACTCCGTCGGCGGAAAGGGAGAGCTCAAAGCTGTACACCTGGACTACAGCATGATCGGGCTCAACGACCCGAACAATCAGGTGTACGTCGATCGAAACGTCAAGTACGTCCTGGGCTCACCAGCCACCTACTACCTGCCCATGGTGACCCAGAAATGGATTTCCCAAGCGCAGAAACAAGCCCAAGACCTGGAGCTACGCCCTCAGGTCGAACTCAATTACGGTCGCCCCATGGGATCACCGACGCCGCCGACCTCATAG
- a CDS encoding 3-keto-5-aminohexanoate cleavage protein translates to MATKPGIKAPYIKACINGARTPDEHAGLPVSPKQLAAAAVAAQSAGAMAVHLHPKTADGVDSLEPAIVAAAVSAVRQAAPGLPLGVTTGFWALPDPHRRLRTVEAWTVLPDFASVNWDEPGAEELALLLLNRGIGVEAGIFHAAAAESWANSPVAARCLRVMVELGPDGDIEIADDVLARVSRAGSPAPVLLHGLDDSCWPLLAHAGAQGLQTRIGLEDTVLLPDGSTAPGNAELVAAAYEILSR, encoded by the coding sequence ATGGCCACAAAGCCCGGCATCAAAGCGCCCTACATCAAAGCCTGCATCAACGGCGCCCGCACCCCCGACGAGCACGCCGGGCTCCCGGTATCGCCGAAGCAGCTGGCCGCCGCCGCGGTCGCCGCGCAAAGTGCCGGTGCCATGGCTGTGCACCTTCATCCCAAGACTGCCGACGGCGTGGATTCGCTGGAACCGGCGATTGTCGCCGCCGCTGTGAGTGCCGTGCGCCAGGCGGCACCGGGCCTGCCGCTGGGCGTGACGACCGGGTTCTGGGCGCTGCCCGATCCGCATCGGCGGTTGCGCACTGTGGAGGCGTGGACGGTGTTGCCCGATTTCGCCTCGGTCAACTGGGATGAACCCGGCGCCGAAGAACTGGCGCTGTTACTGCTGAACCGGGGTATCGGGGTGGAGGCCGGCATCTTCCACGCCGCAGCAGCGGAGTCCTGGGCGAATTCTCCCGTGGCTGCCCGCTGCCTACGGGTCATGGTCGAGCTGGGGCCCGACGGCGATATCGAGATCGCCGACGATGTGTTGGCGCGCGTAAGTCGTGCCGGGTCGCCCGCGCCGGTGCTGCTGCACGGCCTCGACGACAGCTGCTGGCCGCTGCTCGCGCACGCGGGCGCGCAGGGATTGCAAACCCGCATCGGGCTGGAGGACACCGTGCTGCTACCCGACGGGTCGACGGCACCGGGTAACGCCGAACTCGTTGCGGCGGCGTATGAAATTCTCAGCCGCTAG
- a CDS encoding linear amide C-N hydrolase: MCTRVIWPDAGGAVLVGRNMDFHKDLMTNLWKQPRGVTRDDGVTGALTWTSKYGSVIATAFDIISVDGLNEAGLAGHVLWLAESNYGQPDSGRTQLSQAIWLQYFLDNFATVADAVDWIAETDVQVVQMDDPTGGKPPAIHLALDDATGDSAIIEYIDGKAQVYHDRAYRVMTNSPTFDQQLELVKTFTGLGGTEPLPGSTEAAARFARASYYASRLPQPAGQVDAIAAMLSVIRNAAQPFRVPDPGKPDASQTIWQVVLDLTRKRYVYESTTRPNIVWVDLADLDFSAGSPQLKLDLIGELAVQGGIAGNVSHRFEDKGPMTFLSMQLLDQLKGSATPR, encoded by the coding sequence ATGTGCACCCGAGTGATATGGCCGGACGCCGGCGGAGCCGTCCTGGTGGGACGGAACATGGACTTCCACAAGGACCTGATGACCAACCTGTGGAAGCAGCCGCGCGGTGTCACCCGCGACGACGGCGTCACCGGCGCGCTCACCTGGACCTCGAAGTACGGCAGCGTCATCGCCACGGCCTTCGACATCATTTCCGTCGACGGCCTAAACGAGGCCGGTCTGGCCGGTCACGTGCTGTGGCTGGCCGAATCCAACTACGGACAACCCGATTCCGGGCGCACCCAGCTCAGCCAGGCGATCTGGTTGCAGTACTTCCTGGACAACTTCGCCACGGTCGCCGACGCGGTCGACTGGATCGCCGAGACGGACGTGCAGGTCGTCCAGATGGATGACCCCACCGGCGGCAAACCGCCGGCCATCCATCTCGCCCTCGACGACGCCACCGGCGACTCTGCGATCATCGAGTACATCGACGGCAAGGCGCAGGTCTACCACGACCGGGCCTATCGGGTTATGACGAATTCGCCCACCTTCGACCAGCAACTCGAACTGGTCAAGACATTCACCGGACTGGGCGGCACCGAGCCGCTGCCCGGCTCGACAGAGGCCGCCGCCCGCTTCGCCAGGGCCAGCTACTACGCGAGCCGGCTTCCGCAACCCGCCGGTCAGGTCGATGCGATTGCGGCCATGCTGTCGGTGATCCGAAATGCCGCCCAACCCTTCCGGGTCCCGGATCCGGGCAAACCCGATGCGTCGCAGACGATCTGGCAGGTGGTGCTGGACCTGACCAGGAAGCGCTACGTCTACGAATCGACCACTCGGCCCAATATCGTCTGGGTCGATCTGGCCGATCTGGACTTCAGTGCGGGCAGCCCGCAGCTCAAACTCGACCTCATCGGTGAGCTCGCGGTGCAGGGCGGCATCGCGGGCAACGTCTCGCATCGGTTCGAGGACAAGGGCCCGATGACGTTCCTGTCCATGCAGCTGCTGGATCAGCTGAAGGGTTCCGCTACTCCCCGGTGA
- a CDS encoding crotonase/enoyl-CoA hydratase family protein: MAYESVTVDIADHVARVTLIGPGKGNAMGPAFWAEMPEVFATLDADAGVRAIVLTGSGKNFSYGLDLAAMGATLPGLDAGAKARADFHKTILTMQQAISAVADCRTPTIASVHGWCIGGGVDLISAVDIRYASADAKFSVREVKLAIVADVGSLARLPLILSDGHLRELALTGKDIDAARAEKIGLVNDVHADAEASLAAAHATAAEIAANPPLTVHGVKDVLDQQRIARVSESLRYVAAWNSAFLPSKDLGEAVAAMFGKRAPTFTGE, encoded by the coding sequence ATGGCTTACGAATCCGTGACCGTGGACATCGCCGATCACGTCGCCCGCGTGACACTGATCGGCCCCGGCAAGGGCAACGCGATGGGGCCCGCCTTCTGGGCCGAGATGCCCGAGGTGTTCGCCACCCTGGACGCCGACGCCGGAGTCCGGGCCATCGTGCTCACCGGGTCCGGCAAGAACTTCAGCTACGGACTGGACCTGGCGGCGATGGGGGCCACCCTGCCCGGTCTGGACGCCGGCGCCAAGGCCCGGGCCGACTTCCACAAGACGATCCTCACGATGCAGCAGGCCATCAGTGCCGTCGCCGACTGCCGCACCCCCACCATCGCCTCGGTGCACGGCTGGTGCATCGGCGGCGGGGTCGATCTGATCAGCGCGGTCGACATCCGTTACGCCAGTGCCGATGCCAAGTTCTCGGTCCGTGAGGTCAAGTTGGCGATCGTCGCCGACGTGGGCTCGTTGGCCCGCCTTCCGCTGATCCTGTCCGACGGCCATCTGCGCGAACTCGCGTTGACCGGCAAGGACATCGACGCCGCGCGCGCCGAGAAGATCGGTCTGGTCAACGATGTGCACGCCGACGCCGAGGCGTCATTGGCCGCAGCGCACGCCACCGCCGCCGAGATCGCCGCCAACCCACCGCTGACCGTGCACGGCGTCAAGGACGTCCTGGACCAGCAGCGCATCGCACGAGTCTCGGAGAGCCTTCGCTATGTGGCGGCATGGAATTCGGCATTCCTGCCTTCGAAGGACCTCGGCGAGGCGGTCGCCGCGATGTTCGGTAAGCGCGCCCCTACGTTCACCGGGGAGTAG
- the hisC gene encoding histidinol-phosphate transaminase — protein sequence MTARLRPELADLPAYTPGRTVPGAIKIASNETVDGPLPGVLDAISAAAAGINRYPDNGYLDLRERLAKHVEFAPENISVGAGSVSLCQQLVQITSTVGDEVIFGWRSFEIYPLQIRTAGATPVPVPLKDHTHDLDAMLAAVTDRTRLIFVCNPNNPTSTVVDPAALEAFVAAVRSDILVVIDEAYVEYIRDGLLPDSLGLVRRYPNVVVLRTFSKAYGLAGLRIGYAVADPDIVTALGKVYVPFTATTISQAAAIASLDAADELLARTDAVVAERARVSATLREMGYELPPSQANFVWLVIPGRTDAFTNAAADNRLLVRPYGQDGVRVTVAAPHENDAFLAFAQEWIRGERS from the coding sequence GGCCGACCTTCCCGCCTACACCCCCGGTCGCACGGTGCCCGGCGCCATCAAGATCGCCAGCAACGAAACCGTCGACGGTCCGCTGCCCGGCGTGCTGGATGCGATCAGCGCCGCAGCCGCCGGCATCAACCGCTACCCCGACAACGGTTACCTCGATCTGCGCGAACGGTTGGCCAAGCATGTCGAGTTCGCCCCGGAGAACATCTCGGTGGGTGCCGGGTCGGTGAGCCTGTGTCAGCAGCTCGTCCAGATCACCTCGACCGTCGGCGACGAGGTGATCTTCGGGTGGCGCAGCTTCGAGATCTACCCGCTGCAAATCCGCACCGCGGGTGCCACGCCGGTGCCGGTGCCGCTGAAGGACCACACCCACGATCTGGACGCCATGCTCGCCGCCGTCACCGATCGCACCCGGCTGATCTTCGTCTGCAATCCGAACAACCCGACCTCGACCGTCGTCGACCCCGCCGCGCTGGAGGCCTTCGTGGCCGCCGTCCGCTCGGACATCCTGGTGGTCATCGACGAGGCCTACGTCGAGTACATCCGCGACGGCCTACTGCCCGATAGCCTCGGCCTGGTCCGGCGTTACCCGAATGTCGTTGTGCTGCGCACCTTCTCGAAGGCCTATGGGCTGGCGGGTCTGCGCATCGGCTATGCCGTCGCCGACCCGGACATCGTGACCGCACTGGGCAAGGTGTACGTGCCGTTCACCGCGACCACCATCTCCCAGGCCGCGGCCATCGCCTCGTTGGACGCCGCCGACGAGCTGCTGGCCCGCACCGACGCGGTGGTCGCCGAACGGGCACGGGTGAGTGCGACGCTGCGGGAGATGGGATACGAGTTGCCACCCTCGCAGGCCAACTTCGTCTGGTTGGTGATCCCGGGGCGCACCGACGCTTTCACCAATGCCGCCGCCGACAACCGGCTCCTGGTCCGGCCCTACGGGCAGGATGGCGTTCGGGTGACGGTCGCCGCTCCGCACGAGAACGACGCATTCCTCGCCTTCGCGCAGGAGTGGATCCGGGGTGAGCGGTCATGA